From the genome of Gracilinanus agilis isolate LMUSP501 chromosome 2, AgileGrace, whole genome shotgun sequence, one region includes:
- the SCGB3A2 gene encoding secretoglobin family 3A member 2, protein MKLGHIFLFVTFAICSYSATAFFINSGSLPINNLLPLNNILSFLDPLKMLFQTLGISVEHLVEALKKCVEELGPEASESVKKLLEALSYLV, encoded by the exons ATGAAGCTGGGACACATCTTTTTGTTTGTTACTTTCGCCATCTGCAGTTACTCTG CTACTGCATTCTTCATCAATAGTGGATCTCTTCCCATCAATAATCTCCTGCCCCTGAACAATATCCTCTCCTTTCTGGACCCACTGAAAATGCTCTTTCAAACACTGGGCATCTCTGTGGAGCACCTGGTTGAAGCGCTAAAAAAATGTGTGGAAGAGCTGGGACCTGAAGCTTCTGAATCTGTGAAAAAACTGCTG GAGGCTTTGTCCTACCTAGTGTGA